Proteins encoded within one genomic window of Setaria italica strain Yugu1 chromosome IV, Setaria_italica_v2.0, whole genome shotgun sequence:
- the LOC101778386 gene encoding probable sugar phosphate/phosphate translocator At1g06470 — protein sequence MHPKPEAGDADGGAAEVGSPRSGYFRQRSMHAAAAAADPEAARRALDVENPPCSAGGACGAPGLRPSESVTKLESLERAERAALAPAVVLRTGFYILVWYAFSTCLTLYNKTLLGDKLGKFPAPLLMNTVHFALQAGLSKLIIFFQPMGPDSGVEMGWKDYFMRVVPTALGTALDINLSNASLVFISVTFATMCKSAAPIFLLLFAFAFRLENPSIKLLGIIFVISIGVLMTVAKETEFDFWGFIFVTLAAVMSGFRWSMTQILLQKDAYGLKNPITLMSHVTPVMAIATMILSLLLDPWSDFQKNSYFDNPWHVMRSCLLMLIGGSLAFFMVLTEYILISATSAITVTIAGVVKEAVTILVAVFYFHDEFTWLKGVGLFTIMVGVSLFNWYRYDKFKRGQTSEDDINSPQFTGDAKYIILDDLEYQDEFGEEDT from the exons ATGCATCCCAAGCCCGAGGCCGGGGACGCCGACGGGGGCGCCGCGGAGGTGGGGTCCCCGCGGTCGGGCTACTTCCGGCAGCGGAGCATgcacgccgcggcggcagcggcggatccggaggcggcgcgccgggcgctCGACGTCGAAAACCCCCCTtgctccgccggcggcgcctgcgGAGCCCCGGGGCTGCGGCCCAGCGAGTCCGTCACCAAGCTGGAGTCGCTGGAGCGCGCGGAACGCGCCGCGCTGGCACCCGCCGTCGTGCTCAGGACCGGGTTCTACATCCTGGTGTGGTACGCGTTCAGCACCTGCCTCACGCT ATATAACAAGACGCTACTAGGGGACAAGCTGGGCAAGTTCCCGGCGCCGCTGCTGATGAACACCGTGCACTTCGCGCTGCAGGCGGGGCTGTCCAAGCTCATAATCTTCTTCCAGCCCATGGGACCTGACAGTGGCGTCGAGATGGGGTGGAAGGATTACTTCATGAGAG TCGTACCAACTGCTCTAGGGACGGCGCTGGACATAAACCTGAGCAACGCCTCTCTAGTGTTCATCTCGGTGACGTTTGCTACTATG TGTAAATCAGCCGCCCCGATATTCCTTTTGCTCTTCGCGTTTGCATTTAG GTTGGAAAATCCTAGCATCAAGCTTCTAGGAATCATATTTGTTATCTCTATTGGAGTTCTAATGACAG TTGCCAAGGAGACCGAGTTTGACTTCTGGGGCTTCATTTTTGTGACGCTTGCTGCAGTTATGTCAGGATTCCGCTGGTCCATGACTCAGATTCTGTTGCAG AAAGATGCTTATG GCCTGAAAAATCCTATTACCTTGATGAGCCATGTTACCCCAGTGATGGCCATAGCCACCATGATACTGTCCCTATTACTGGATCCTTGGAGTGATTTTCAGAAGAATTCATATTTCGATAACCCTTGGCATGTCATGCGCAGTTGCTTACTTATGCTTATTGGAGGCTCCTTGGCCTTTTTCATG GTGTTAACAGAGTATATACTTATTTCAGCAACGAGTGCCATAACCGTGACTATAGCTGGGGTAGTAAAAGAAGCTGTAACCATTTTG GTTGCGGTATTTTATTTCCATGATGAATTTACTTGGTTGAAAGGGGTTGGTCTTTTCACCATTATGGTTGGTGTTAGCCTATTCAATTGGTACAG GTACGACAAATTCAAAAGGGGTCAGACAAGTGAGGATGACATCAATTCACCTCAATTTACTGGTGATGCCAAGTACATTATTCTAGATGACTTGGAATATCAGGATGAATTTGGGGAGGAAGATACATAA